The nucleotide window TATTATGTATGTGCACTCAAACACTCAAAcagtaacaaaattttatatacaaatttttccTAGAAAGAACACAAGCATGAATATGTGACTCTCATGAGTAAATAAGTTCATCCAGGAGTTCATCATAAATGAACTCTTCAAGCTCAAGAACTACACATTCTGTCTCAAATTGATGAGTCAGCCAACCATCACCCTTTGCCAAATCTTGGGCCACAATATCATCCAATGACTGGTCCAGGTTTGTCCTAAAGCTGAGGTACTGGCAAATTCTTGACCAGGCCTCGTCAAGAACACGGTTCCCCTTTGGCATTGGATGAATGTGGCGATTGAAGGACAAGGCTTGTGGGAAGTAGGTGAATGATCTCTCATAGAGCTCAAGTAGTACCtcattaattaaatcaaacagaAGTTGGTGCTCACAGTTTCCTCCCATCTCTGCAGGTGAGTATTGTAGTTCATGGTGCAAGTATTCTTCCAATTCCTTATACACCAAAGGATTCAGTGGCTGGTCTAGTGAATACCAAGTTCCAAGGCTTTCATTTCCAATAAATCCTGACAGCTGAAGAACTTCTCTTACATAATTGAAGGAAGCATCATTGTTACCTAATTCAAAATGCTGGAGGTGATCATCCTTGTCAGCGTTCATTGTGTCACACAAGTCTGGTAAGAGATCAGCATTGGACCTATTTTGAAGAATGTTGAAAGAAGCATCTGCCTCATCGATGTGAACATGCACTGGCTTCAACTTTGAACCTGCTAGAATTTAGACAAATAAATCAATTGCCACAGTCAACTAAATGGAAAACATAGATTTTCAAGCCTCATACTATATTTTCGTCTCATCAAGTCATAAGAAATATTCACCACCAATCTATTTATTAAAGTACATCGCATTTCAGCAAGAAAGAGGGATAAAAGAAGTGCAGTTTGCATGAGCTAGTTGTGGTACCTTCTGAAATTGGAACTTCTGCGGGGACTATCATATTCTCTGGAAAACAAGTTTCGGGCTCCAAATCTGGACATGTTTGCTCATGGCATACACTAGGATTCAATGTGGAAGCAATCTCCTGATCCTGCCGAGGGATGCTTGCAACCTCTAAAGCATCAATATTATTCTCACCAAATTCACCAGTCAGAGAAATATCCTCGCCTATTCTATCCACTATTAAGGGACCTGAATGCTCAATAACTGCATTGCTAGCACTTCCCTGTTCTGAATTGTTATGAAACTGAGTCTCTACAATAGTATTTAATGGTTCCAACTTATCTGTTGCTATGGGAAGGCTACTTGACTTCATTTCGTTCTGATTATCGCTTTCAGTGTTAGTATTGAGATCCACTTCAGTGCTAATTGGCATCTCTGATTCATGAGCCAACTCATTtagtaaagataaaaatgacTCAAGATCAGACAGGGAGGAAATCCTCCGGAAGAATTTTGGAGTACGATCTCTCAATGAAGTCTTATGGTCATTTCTCAATTTTAAGCTGTTAGAGTGAGGTAACTTTGCTTCTCCGCCGGAACTAGACTCAAACAACTGAGCGTATCTTTCCAGGGACTCATTTAGGGAGGTGGTTCTCATGTGTCTTCTGCTTTTTCTAAAATCGGGATCAGAACCATCTCTATCATGATAAATTCTGGAGCTGTCTGTACCATCATCACCCATGCTTTTTTTTCCCGCACCTCTAGGCATCTCTCTTCCCTCAGTTTTAAATTGATCATTCTCCCTTCTATTCTCTTTAATAGCAAGCTTTATTCTCTGCTTTATACCTCTGAAGTGACCTTTAACCAACTTATCCCATCTTTGATGACTAGATACCTGGGGCAAACCCTGAGAATAATTATCAGCTTTTTGTTTAATGGTACTTCCCACATTATAATCCTCAACTGAAGGCACTGTCTTTGAATTATAACCTTTTTGAGACCTGGCTGAATCAGGATTAGGTACTGCAGTACTGCATACTGGCATTTCTCCTTTTGGGAAGGCCCAAGTTTCATTCTGCTTGTGTTCAAGTGTACTGGATCTACGATATCTAAGACGAGAAGAATCAGCTACCGGAAATGATCctgatttgtttaaatttacCTTTCTATTTGAAATCTTCTGGCCAGGGAAATTGTCCAAGACACCAATATCAGGTTCCTTCAGGGTTTTTAGGAATTCCTCTTTGTTTACATTGAATATCTCAAGAACATCCACATATTCCTTAACCTGTTGATGCAGAATTTCGTGATTGAGCTGCTTATCCTTCTGCTTCTGAATTTTTGAGTTTTCCATCACTTTGTCCTGCTTTCCAAGAAGCTGGTATTGTCCCAAGTTGTCCTCACCATTCACACTATCAGCCAAATCATGCTTTTTAGTTCTTGCAATTACTTTCCTTGTTCTCTTTTTCAGAGATGAAACCCGCGATCCAGTGGAAGAAGTGTTTTCATCTTTATGAAGTACAATAATTGGATTTGTCCAGTCATTGCTTATTTTACCAAGGCGAAAGTCCGAAGAATCTAAATGATGGATTGAATGTGTTTGCTGAAACTTGGATTGTGCAGGAAAACCCAAAATCGAATGTCTGTGGTTCTCTTCCTTGGACATCTCTTCACTGATTAATGCTTTAATGCTGGCTTTGCCCGAATgtttttcaattgaattttcgGTAGTGTCCTGTTCGACCTGATAATTTCATATTTACTGTCAGTTGATGTTTTTGTTGTATGCAGAAGAAACAACTCAATTTCCATGATAAAATGAAGAGTGGAATTTAGTGTGAAATATGAACTCACCAGGAAGTTATCAGGATCCATTAAACTTTGCACTTCACCACTTTCACGTTCCAAGGATATTGTCTTTGGATTTCCAAAGCCTACaattagtaataataaataaatcataacaTACAATAATTGAGCTGAACAGCTAAGAGGAAATTCTATCCTGCATAGGATTTCCTCTGCTTTGCCCAGATATAGAACAATTCATGCAAGTGTAGTGCAACTGACAGTCAACTAGGTCTTACATAATCTCCAGAAAACCAGGAGATTTGAGAGAGCCTCTTCAAAAGcaataatttactttttgttCCAGTTGCAGTTATTATGCAAGCAAAACAGTTTCAAGGCAGACCATAAATTAAAACCTTCTACTTATTTAAGCAAGTAATTCAGCACTGATGGAAAGGTCGTATTAATTGGACTATATAACATGGCATCCaacacaaacataaaaatattttccttttcaataaACTGTTCCAACAATTGACTGTGCAGAACAGAATTCAATCACCAGACAACAGTAATCAACAAGATGCCTGGAGACCTTCACAACAGTATTCAGAAATCTCATCTAAATATTGTGTATATCCTAGTAGTTCTCGGTGAATGTAACTTTAGATGCAAAGCGATAACTATCATATTTAATCCAGATTTTTTACGAAACAGATGGAGACAGGCTGAAGCAAATTGAGTTGCTTACATATGGCACGCTTTCCTCTTCGGTGCTTTTTATGTGAAACAGTCCTTCTCCATCGATGATAATCAAGAATATGAAGTATGCTCCATAGGCAGCTAGGATGGTAGTGCTCAAATTGTTGGCCAGAGTGCACATGCTGCAACTGCCTTCCCATATTTCACAGACAAGAATTTATCAAACAACTGATTTCAACCTCTAGGACTAATATCTTCTGAATCCTGAACAGAACAAAAGTAAACTAGGTAAACAATACAAGGAGCTAAAGtgtcatatcaaataaatcaacaaGCAGATTCTGAATTCAGGTACTGTTTtccaaattacaaaaaaaaaaaaaaagagagagagagagctaaCTCtcaaatctttatctttatttagaACAAGCATCAAACACCATGCATAGAGAAGGGAAAAGGCAAGGTAAACCTTTCAAGCTATGGTATTACCAGCATCCCAAGCAACAAAAACCCACATCTACTTGGAGATGATTTTATACcatgtaaaaataaaagaggCTAAACAGATTCTTTCAACAAGGTAAAATAAAGATGTGCATGTATTTTCCTTctatgaaaattgaaattccTCTCAACCTCATAAATTCTACAGAGGTCAGGTTCTttaacaaaacaatcaaaatcagAAACATAAGCAAGCAGTTAAAGGATTAGTGTTTATATGGTTGCATCAGGCAAAGATGACATGAAGAATATCAATA belongs to Mangifera indica cultivar Alphonso chromosome 2, CATAS_Mindica_2.1, whole genome shotgun sequence and includes:
- the LOC123199117 gene encoding uncharacterized protein LOC123199117, producing the protein MGRQLQHVHSGQQFEHYHPSCLWSILHILDYHRWRRTVSHKKHRRGKRAICFGNPKTISLERESGEVQSLMDPDNFLVEQDTTENSIEKHSGKASIKALISEEMSKEENHRHSILGFPAQSKFQQTHSIHHLDSSDFRLGKISNDWTNPIIVLHKDENTSSTGSRVSSLKKRTRKVIARTKKHDLADSVNGEDNLGQYQLLGKQDKVMENSKIQKQKDKQLNHEILHQQVKEYVDVLEIFNVNKEEFLKTLKEPDIGVLDNFPGQKISNRKVNLNKSGSFPVADSSRLRYRRSSTLEHKQNETWAFPKGEMPVCSTAVPNPDSARSQKGYNSKTVPSVEDYNVGSTIKQKADNYSQGLPQVSSHQRWDKLVKGHFRGIKQRIKLAIKENRRENDQFKTEGREMPRGAGKKSMGDDGTDSSRIYHDRDGSDPDFRKSRRHMRTTSLNESLERYAQLFESSSGGEAKLPHSNSLKLRNDHKTSLRDRTPKFFRRISSLSDLESFLSLLNELAHESEMPISTEVDLNTNTESDNQNEMKSSSLPIATDKLEPLNTIVETQFHNNSEQGSASNAVIEHSGPLIVDRIGEDISLTGEFGENNIDALEVASIPRQDQEIASTLNPSVCHEQTCPDLEPETCFPENMIVPAEVPISEAGSKLKPVHVHIDEADASFNILQNRSNADLLPDLCDTMNADKDDHLQHFELGNNDASFNYVREVLQLSGFIGNESLGTWYSLDQPLNPLVYKELEEYLHHELQYSPAEMGGNCEHQLLFDLINEVLLELYERSFTYFPQALSFNRHIHPMPKGNRVLDEAWSRICQYLSFRTNLDQSLDDIVAQDLAKGDGWLTHQFETECVVLELEEFIYDELLDELIYS